ggggtcgataaaatgctcaaaatggccagaaaaatgtcttgactatattttctattcattttacaacttatggtgggaaataaaagtgtgacttttcatggaaaacacaaaattgtctgggtgacctcaaacttttgaacggtagtgtatatctctACAtctattttatactaattttgtacaagagaatgcacattcacctgttcatgttcaggaacaaactaatgttaatggcgctaaaatgcctggagagacgccccaggATTgtatgctttgcttatacagacttcttgtgcagtgggaataaaggcactgctatgtgttccatatgcagaAGAACTATTGAGCAGATGACGGGGACGAACTTCAATtgccatttggcaagactccacccagagaaggaagtgacatgctattttcattgctctgttgatagtgggcggggcttgctctctcatgttatttgccctgttgatagtgggcggggcttgctgagcgatgaacaagctttttatctgtagtctattaactaaaatgaggcAGTGGAGCaggaatgttagtccaacacagtagcagagacactttcgcataaaggcagcaacagacaccgtcacatggtgcggttggagtcttgttctcgactcggactcagatcaatagtggactcgattcagacttgaacactgggtacctgagactggactcagacttgaggtttagtgagtcGACTACAAAACTgaatcaaataaacaaacaaacaaacaaacagagatgaaaacataacctcctccaacccaGTTGGCAGCAGTAATGAAATAGTGATTATATAAATATCAAATCCAAAACCTATTTTCTGTTTCCCAATTCAGCTTCAGTTTCATAATCACTGATGTTCTGTAAAATTGTAAATTATGCAACTATTTACACTATAAACACTGTCCATCTGCATCTATTTACACAGTTTCAGTCTCTGATCCATGTACAGATTTAACCCCCGGAATGTGAATTTGATTAAATTGACTACAGACGTGTGCTGCTTTTCACAATCAATTCCAAAAATACACTTTGAAAGATGTTGTGATGTACTTTACAgcagtggtgtgatgaagcagagttactgtgacCACCACaaccttgattattttcctataacaggacATCATTAAgtgttttataccacagcaaactGCCAAACAGTACAATTATTTCTGTTCATTAAAATACAACACTAGCCTAtactttttatctatttatagttacatttaatgttgtagaatgAACATTAAAATAGTGAAACATGAAAAATGTTAGTTCCTGAGAACTGAGAAAAAGTAAagagtaaactcctctgtcctgaagatgttggaaaacttaaacgtacagcttcacctctgactgttacaaagcactgacactagatactccttccagaaacgttacataaaataaacatattttaatataTACAAAAACAGAAATACCTAAAAGAAGATAGTTTTTtctcccaatatctcctgttctacactccagcccagtcggtggcaatatattaacatattacATTTTTCCATGATAAATcacttttttttcctgaaatccatttattattagctATACCTATATAAACAATATTATCCTATccagattcactggatatgagcaatcgcacgctctgattggctactctactactaggatatcagctcatataccgtgagtagagaaaaacaaaatgtgttgctgaaccaaccaaggacaaaataaaaactctacttgaaaacaaaaccccaaaaattaccacatattttaaagaaacagaaataccTAAAAGAAGATAGTTTTTtctcccaatatctcctgttctacactccagcccagtcggtggcagtaatggcacaagttaagttggtttgccaaccaccaaaaaaccctaaagaagaagaagaaaaacccaaaaaatgaaaaaaaaaaaagcaacaaaatatggaataaaagtatcttaTGGTAAGAAtgtcacttttttatttttcaagaattattattattatcgtatttttcgcaaattgctcctgtcattttgccagtttgtttacattctaagtggaaattatttcattggatgttttttttacaatttttgtatttatttgcaaaaaataaaaataaaaatgctctgtttctcaaaatccagtgaatgtggatagaataaaatagttattccactcaatctctgtGCTACgctcctcgttggctatcagctcatacacgacgagattgagtggaataactgttaaatatcctcctgggaaccaagaaaaaaaatgtgtctctcaatttctgttttgttgtgatttccttactaggaatttcccagcaaccctcctagtcacatgatatatcattggaaagcccaggatgtactctttacaagacaccaggattcaagtgaatagcttgaaagagtaagacggtgtgcacgtaaaactaatgtcaactacagaggacacaagtctatgggttggttctcaggaggatatattagaatgagtgcattaatataaacctactgctgttatagaaaattaatcaaaaccatctgaccaatcagaatctacAATCCAGTAGCGCTGTGGTATAAATTTCTTTGAACAAAGGCTTTAAggaggaaaaacacacacacacacacacaacaggcttGTACAGAAGGTGTGTTGTTCATTGTGATGAAGACATGTTCCTCTGAATGGTTGGAACAAGGGCTAATGATTTCACAGCTTATATAAAATGTACTAAAATCCTTCTGAAACACCAGAACTCTTTGAAATCATCTTTGAAATTTGTCTCTTCATTCCTGTGGTCTTTTTCAGCTTGAACATACTGCAGAGGACTACGAGGAGATTAAAGACTACAGATTCCACGCAGATCAACATGCTGTTTACAACAACATTAACAAAGCCACAGATCCCTCAGATTCACCTACTGAGGTGAGCAAAAGTTGCAGAAAAATGTTCACagttcttaaagctagactgcctttcagatttttcaagtgtaggtcataaaaagaattttcctgacacccaattatttttgtttaatcgaccgaaagctactgaattcgaatcacagacttccaattttattagttttttttttgtaatagaacaattaatgagtttagagccacgtgtccctaaattctgcactattttttcctgcttcaccatgacccaattcaagatactacatcatgcatcatgtggtgggctttccccgttcacgcaaggcattgtgggatacaaatttgaaacaggagagaaaaatggaggacgtgagtgtgcaaatgaaacgtgaaagagcgactacagtaacggaaagaaagcgagaagaaaagacgttatgttatatacgaaggaaaggaaatgcaggaccaaactaataaatattggtggtcagcgagcacctcggtgtgatcagctgttcgtttagtgacagaatgatggaactgtcagtgcacgctcaaaaggaaacctgtagatggcagtaatgcaacactgtggatgccagctgccgtaaaacccaaaagaagaagaagaaggtaaacctgtgcatgcgcacacggacttcctctgtctgcttgactgcacaaagcgagcgatttcatgcacattatttgctttaatcccctcaaattaaataacttcccagccacagaatggcctgatattttgtgagatattacagaaataaacagatattacaatcaccacatttcagagggaactaaatttcactgattttatgaaatcgaaaggccgtctcgctttaaaataTGTATtagtttcactcatggttctgatCTGTATTATTCCACCCTCATTCCAttaaatgttttgtgtgtgtgtgttttaacaatCTGTCAGCTTGAACATACTGCAGAGGATTTCAATGAGATTAAAGATACGGAATATCATACAGAACTATGCAGCGAGAACACCATTACTGAGACACCAACAGATCCTTCAGATCCCTCGGAACCTCCCACAGATCCGACTCAAAGCCACGAGTACAAAGAAGTGAACTTCCTGCCGCATTCACACTGTTCTGAACTCGAATCTGCTTCCAGCTCTCCAGTACAGGAGATGAATGATTAATGTACTTGTCAATCATCTGTCAACAGACCAGACTCCtgatatttaaataacattgtctggcttttttgtggtcgatcagatatattccattcagctagcatgatactgaacaagtcgaagatgaggagctgaatggaatgtatttgatataccatgaaaaaagccatccaatattattattattattattattattattattatatacacattcctttcgggcattcaacgcatctttctctttcaaaattctctcaaaatattcCGTATTTAagcaagcaaacctggcagccatgtttgtttataaattgtcacagtcgctcgctagtgcggaaaTTTAAAGTCtccaatgtgtgacatcatgttgtcctgacaaccatgcaatatcataaaccatattcaacactcattctccattgtgtaGAGTGATGTaaaacacataggataagcgatatgctaacaatattgcatgctgtcaaaccaaatgaatgaaacccgctagaagggaatagaacacatttttattccattaaaAAAGTGTGTTAGATAATTAAATTTTATTGTAACTACACCTTATCTGAGTGTTTCATGGCAGAAATATCTGACTTTTCAGTCGGTTATATTAATGCTTACATTTATGAAATATGCATTTGTATCAATTTTTTATTTTAGTTGTAAGTTACTATAGGCTTGATtttcataaaataaaacaaataaacccATACAATATGCGTGTCCACCAACACACCAGCAGCACTTGCTGTGCAGTAAGCGCCTATCCATTTACATtgtaaattgcaaatttttgaTCGCAATGTACCAATGTGAAAAATATGGTCTGCTT
The DNA window shown above is from Neoarius graeffei isolate fNeoGra1 chromosome 18, fNeoGra1.pri, whole genome shotgun sequence and carries:
- the LOC132866472 gene encoding uncharacterized protein LOC132866472, translating into MWIAPAGKLGFNTLLVLIIDFILATDAKSTKKPTRAPPQVPTTMTSPSSSSHTAVPGTSVIIILSVFAVLLLFAIVLYLFIKWKRNKHDHSSSSNTDHLNNRQLEHTAEDYEEIKDYRFHADQHAVYNNINKATDPSDSPTELEHTAEDFNEIKDTEYHTELCSENTITETPTDPSDPSEPPTDPTQSHEYKEVNFLPHSHCSELESASSSPVQEMND